ACACTTGATGGTTGGTTCTGTCTCCATGACTTGCGAAAAATAGACTGGGCTTCTTGGAAAAAAGTTCCCAGTGAAGAACGGCAAAGTATGATTCATGAGTTTTTAAACATGCTTGAATCCTGGCAGACCGTGGAAGATAATAAAACGGGCAGCCACGCTTTGTATACGATTGTTGGCCAAAAAGCTGATATTATTATGATGGTTCTTCGGCCTAATATGCAAGAATTAAATGATGTTGAAACAGCCTTTAACAAATTAAAACTTGCAGATTATACGATCCCTTCCTATTCTTACGTTTCCGTTGTAGAGCTTGGTAACTATATGCCGCCAAAAGACGGAAGCGATCCATTAGACAGCCCTGAAATTCGCGAACGTATTTTTCCTATTTTGCCAAAGTGGAACCATATTTGTTTTTACCCCATGGATAAAAAGCGTGAAGGCAGCGACAATTGGTATTCCCTTCCAATGAAAGAACGGCGTGAATTAATGAGAGCACATGGCATGACAGGGCGAAAGTATGCAGGTAAAATAAAGCAGATTATTACAGGCTCTACTGGTCTTGATGATTGGGAATGGGGTGTAACTCTGTTTGCACACGAAGCGCTTCAATTTAAAAAGCTAATTTATGAAATGCGCTTTGATGAAGTTTCAGCAAAATATGGAGATTTTGGCCAATTTTTCGTAGGTAATATTTTACCTCCTGAAAAAGTGGAAGCCTTCTTACATGTATAAACACCTCTATTTGATATGAAGAGTTGATTTTCAAACGAAAATCAGCTCTTTTTTTATAGCATATG
This DNA window, taken from Alteribacillus bidgolensis, encodes the following:
- the hemQ gene encoding hydrogen peroxide-dependent heme synthase; amino-acid sequence: MGEASQTLDGWFCLHDLRKIDWASWKKVPSEERQSMIHEFLNMLESWQTVEDNKTGSHALYTIVGQKADIIMMVLRPNMQELNDVETAFNKLKLADYTIPSYSYVSVVELGNYMPPKDGSDPLDSPEIRERIFPILPKWNHICFYPMDKKREGSDNWYSLPMKERRELMRAHGMTGRKYAGKIKQIITGSTGLDDWEWGVTLFAHEALQFKKLIYEMRFDEVSAKYGDFGQFFVGNILPPEKVEAFLHV